A single genomic interval of Campylobacter sp. MIT 12-8780 harbors:
- the rpsM gene encoding 30S ribosomal protein S13, with product MARIAGVDLPKKKRIEYGLTYIYGIGLHTSRKILDKTGISYDKRVHELSEDEAAAIRKEIQESYMVEGDLRKQVAMDIKALMDLGSYRGLRHRKGLPVRGQKTKTNARTRKGKRKTVGAKS from the coding sequence ATGGCTCGTATTGCTGGGGTAGATTTACCAAAGAAAAAGAGAATTGAGTATGGCTTAACCTACATCTATGGTATAGGATTACACACTTCAAGAAAAATTCTTGATAAAACAGGCATTTCTTATGATAAAAGAGTGCATGAACTAAGTGAAGATGAAGCAGCTGCCATTCGTAAAGAAATTCAAGAATCTTACATGGTTGAAGGGGATTTAAGAAAGCAAGTAGCTATGGACATTAAGGCTTTGATGGATTTAGGAAGCTATAGAGGCTTAAGACATAGAAAAGGCTTACCAGTAAGAGGACAAAAAACTAAGACTAACGCAAGAACCCGCAAGGGCAAACGCAAAACAGTCGGTGCAAAATCATAG
- the rpmJ gene encoding 50S ribosomal protein L36, translating to MKVRPSVKKMCDKCKVVRRKGVVRIICENPKHKQRQG from the coding sequence ATGAAAGTCAGACCATCAGTGAAAAAGATGTGCGACAAGTGCAAAGTAGTTCGCCGCAAGGGCGTTGTTCGCATTATTTGCGAAAATCCAAAACACAAACAAAGACAAGGATAA
- the surE gene encoding 5'/3'-nucleotidase SurE produces MKEILITNDDGFESEGLKKLIKMLKKEFKAKITIVAPASEKSACSHSITLTRPLKFVKVGKRFYKLDDGTPADCIYLALHALYKKRLPDLVISGINHGANIAEDITYSGTCAGAMEAVLQGIPALALSQFFKKGENASKLDFKNALKITKKIVQTIFDKGFPLDKKEFLNVNFPSSKDEFKGIKITRAGKRVYNYKAYSNTNPRGVQYYWLAAAGLDHESEENSDISLLMKGYATITPIMLDLTAYNQIQTLKKWIKE; encoded by the coding sequence ATGAAAGAAATTCTAATCACAAATGATGATGGCTTTGAAAGCGAGGGCTTAAAAAAGCTTATTAAAATGCTTAAAAAAGAATTTAAAGCTAAAATCACCATAGTTGCTCCAGCTAGTGAAAAATCAGCTTGCTCGCACTCCATAACCCTAACGCGTCCTTTAAAATTTGTTAAAGTTGGTAAAAGATTTTACAAGCTTGATGATGGCACGCCAGCTGATTGTATATATCTAGCCTTGCATGCTTTATATAAAAAACGTTTGCCTGATCTTGTGATAAGCGGGATTAATCATGGAGCAAATATAGCTGAGGATATAACTTATTCTGGCACTTGTGCAGGAGCTATGGAAGCAGTTTTACAAGGAATTCCAGCTTTGGCTTTATCCCAGTTTTTTAAAAAGGGTGAAAATGCCTCAAAGCTTGATTTTAAAAATGCTTTAAAAATCACTAAAAAAATCGTCCAAACTATCTTTGATAAAGGTTTTCCACTTGATAAAAAAGAATTTTTAAATGTGAATTTTCCCTCAAGCAAAGATGAATTTAAGGGCATAAAAATCACTAGGGCAGGCAAAAGAGTGTATAATTACAAAGCGTATTCAAATACTAATCCAAGAGGGGTGCAGTATTATTGGCTAGCAGCTGCTGGGCTTGATCATGAATCAGAAGAAAACTCAGATATAAGCCTTTTAATGAAAGGCTATGCAACCATAACGCCTATAATGCTTGATCTTACCGCTTATAATCAAATTCAAACACTAAAAAAATGGATAAAGGAGTAA
- a CDS encoding Bax inhibitor-1/YccA family protein, with protein MSLYDRDYSKTQELSSRQSSALSTFIKQTYQLFAASLLAATAGAYVGIYALGGISQMAFWILFIVEIGLLFGLMAKKREAPLNLILLFAFTFCSGLTLTPLLSSVLALPAGAVIVAQAFALTTVAFGALSIFAMNTKKDFTTMGKMLFIVLIVVVCASLLNIFFHSPMLQLVISSVAAILFSFYILYDTQNIIRGNYETPIEGAVALYLDFVNLFTALLQILGLTSSRE; from the coding sequence ATGAGTCTTTATGATAGAGATTACTCAAAAACACAGGAGCTTTCAAGCAGACAAAGTTCAGCTTTAAGCACCTTTATCAAACAAACTTACCAACTTTTTGCCGCTTCGCTTTTAGCTGCTACTGCTGGAGCTTATGTTGGAATTTATGCTCTTGGTGGCATAAGCCAAATGGCATTTTGGATACTTTTTATAGTAGAAATTGGCTTGCTTTTTGGCTTAATGGCGAAAAAAAGAGAAGCCCCGCTTAACCTCATCTTGCTTTTTGCTTTTACTTTTTGTTCAGGACTTACTCTTACACCTTTACTCTCTTCAGTGCTAGCCTTACCAGCAGGAGCAGTGATAGTTGCACAAGCTTTTGCACTCACAACGGTTGCTTTTGGAGCTTTAAGTATTTTTGCGATGAATACAAAAAAAGATTTTACCACTATGGGAAAAATGCTTTTCATCGTGCTTATCGTTGTGGTATGTGCATCTTTGCTTAATATCTTTTTTCATAGCCCTATGCTTCAGCTTGTGATTTCTAGCGTGGCTGCGATTTTGTTCTCATTTTATATACTTTATGATACACAAAACATTATTCGTGGCAACTATGAAACACCGATTGAAGGTGCAGTAGCATTATATCTTGACTTCGTCAATCTTTTCACTGCTTTGCTTCAAATTCTAGGGCTTACAAGTAGTAGAGAATAA
- the rplQ gene encoding 50S ribosomal protein L17 yields MRHKHGYRKLGRTSAHRAALLKNLSIALIKSGKIETTLEKAKELRGYIERLVTRARAGDFNAHRVVFASLQDKTTTNKLVNEIAPKFKDRNGGYTRIIKTRLRRGDAASMAYIEFVA; encoded by the coding sequence ATGAGACATAAACACGGATATAGAAAACTTGGTAGAACTTCAGCTCATAGAGCAGCTTTGCTTAAGAATTTAAGTATAGCGCTTATTAAAAGTGGCAAGATTGAAACTACACTTGAAAAAGCCAAAGAACTAAGAGGCTATATAGAAAGACTTGTTACAAGAGCTAGGGCAGGTGATTTTAACGCTCACAGAGTGGTTTTTGCAAGTTTACAAGATAAAACTACGACAAATAAACTTGTAAATGAAATCGCACCAAAATTTAAAGACAGAAATGGTGGCTACACAAGGATTATCAAAACAAGACTAAGAAGAGGCGATGCGGCTTCTATGGCTTATATTGAATTTGTAGCCTAA
- a CDS encoding MFS transporter, with protein MQNTNTQTLTKAQKIRSIIAASSGNLVEWFDFYIYAFTAVYFAHNFSNSDNPTIQQISAFGVFAAGFFMRPIGSWLFGSLADKIGRKSSMVFSVILMAIGSFLIAALPSKDSVGDLAIILLLVARLIQGLSVGGEYGIAATYLSELATSGRRGFYSSFQYVTLVGGQLLAVASISIMLLFFSENEMHEYAWRILFAIGGLLALGSLFVRSVMSESATELHKHEDRGSFKALFESYKPFLIILGITAGGSLAFYTITTYTKTFMINSAGFDKSLSNNIMLYALFILMIIQPVFGLIGDKIGHKTSLLIFAFLAFVGIYPLFMLLKSSASSPFLAFLIITALFIILSFYTSVAGIFKAKLFPEHVRALGTGLSYAIANAIFGGSAPYVALQFKNYGFENSFFIYVALMMAIVFFVVLLLPKKALLD; from the coding sequence GTGCAAAATACAAATACCCAAACTCTTACTAAAGCTCAAAAAATCCGCTCCATCATAGCTGCAAGTAGTGGAAATCTCGTTGAATGGTTTGATTTTTATATCTATGCTTTTACGGCTGTGTATTTTGCTCATAATTTTTCAAACTCAGACAATCCAACTATCCAGCAAATTTCTGCCTTTGGTGTCTTTGCGGCTGGCTTTTTTATGCGTCCTATAGGAAGCTGGCTTTTTGGCTCTTTAGCTGATAAAATAGGGCGAAAATCCTCCATGGTTTTTTCAGTGATTTTAATGGCTATAGGCTCGTTTTTAATCGCAGCTTTACCAAGTAAAGACAGTGTTGGGGACTTAGCTATTATCTTGCTTCTTGTAGCAAGACTCATTCAAGGACTAAGCGTAGGTGGAGAATACGGCATAGCAGCAACCTATCTTTCAGAGCTTGCCACATCTGGACGCAGAGGCTTTTACTCATCTTTTCAGTATGTAACCCTTGTAGGCGGACAGCTTTTAGCAGTAGCTAGCATTAGTATTATGCTTTTGTTTTTTAGTGAAAATGAAATGCATGAATATGCTTGGCGAATTTTATTTGCTATAGGTGGGCTTTTAGCGCTTGGTTCTTTATTTGTCCGCTCTGTGATGAGCGAAAGTGCTACAGAATTACACAAGCATGAAGATAGGGGCAGTTTTAAAGCCTTGTTTGAGTCTTATAAGCCTTTTTTAATCATACTAGGCATTACAGCAGGAGGCTCGCTAGCCTTTTATACCATTACAACTTATACAAAAACTTTTATGATTAATTCAGCTGGTTTTGATAAGAGTTTGTCTAATAATATCATGCTTTATGCTTTGTTTATCTTGATGATTATCCAGCCTGTATTTGGCTTAATCGGCGATAAGATAGGACATAAAACTTCCTTGCTTATCTTTGCTTTTTTAGCCTTTGTTGGCATTTATCCACTGTTTATGCTTTTAAAAAGCTCAGCTTCTAGTCCTTTCTTAGCCTTTTTAATCATCACAGCCTTATTTATCATCTTAAGCTTTTACACCTCTGTAGCTGGGATTTTCAAGGCTAAACTTTTTCCAGAGCATGTAAGGGCTTTGGGAACTGGCTTAAGTTATGCCATTGCTAATGCCATTTTTGGTGGCTCTGCTCCTTATGTGGCTTTGCAATTTAAAAATTATGGGTTTGAAAATAGCTTTTTCATCTATGTAGCCTTGATGATGGCAATAGTCTTTTTTGTGGTTTTACTTTTACCTAAGAAAGCCTTGCTTGATTAA
- the infA gene encoding translation initiation factor IF-1, which translates to MAKDDVIEIDGTVIEALPNANFKVELDNKHVILCHIAGKMRMHYIRIMPQDRVKVELTPYSLDKGRITFRYK; encoded by the coding sequence TTGGCAAAAGACGATGTTATTGAGATTGATGGCACGGTTATTGAAGCTTTGCCTAATGCAAATTTCAAAGTAGAGCTTGACAATAAACATGTGATTTTGTGCCATATCGCTGGTAAGATGAGAATGCATTATATCAGGATTATGCCCCAAGATCGCGTAAAAGTAGAGCTTACACCTTATAGCCTTGATAAAGGGCGTATCACTTTTCGCTATAAATGA
- the mutY gene encoding A/G-specific adenine glycosylase: MKDKTSIIALQNKLLNWYEKHGRKALPWRNLDKSKNEAYFDERLNGINRAYGVYISEIMLQQTQVSRVLRDFYFPFLAKFPSLKALAKADESELLKAWQGLGYYSRARNLKACALQCEAEFKGVLPRKKDELLRLKGIGSYTAGAIACFAYDEAVSFVDGNIKRVLSRLFKLKQASLKELEELAERILNKNNPFDHNQALLDLGALICTPKAPKCGLCPLYELCEGKFEPLNYTKNKKTEYEKLNLHALFITYKDKIILEKSKTKLYKGLYNPILLETKPADALYLGSFKHSYTKYKLEVKVYHKRLKNKEKHKFIALKELDLLPLSNLCVKALKLLNQARLS; the protein is encoded by the coding sequence ATGAAAGATAAAACAAGTATTATAGCCCTTCAAAACAAGCTTTTAAACTGGTATGAAAAGCATGGACGCAAAGCTTTGCCTTGGAGGAATTTAGATAAAAGCAAAAATGAAGCTTATTTTGATGAGCGTTTAAATGGCATTAATAGGGCTTATGGGGTGTATATTAGCGAGATTATGCTGCAGCAAACCCAAGTTTCTAGGGTTTTAAGGGATTTTTATTTTCCTTTTTTAGCAAAATTTCCAAGCCTAAAAGCCTTAGCAAAAGCTGATGAAAGTGAGCTTTTAAAGGCTTGGCAGGGGCTTGGGTATTATAGTAGGGCTAGGAATTTAAAAGCTTGTGCCTTGCAGTGTGAGGCTGAATTTAAAGGCGTTTTGCCGCGTAAAAAAGATGAGCTTTTAAGGCTTAAGGGCATAGGAAGCTATACAGCTGGGGCTATTGCTTGTTTTGCTTATGATGAGGCAGTAAGCTTTGTTGATGGCAATATCAAACGCGTTTTAAGCCGACTTTTTAAACTGAAACAAGCAAGCTTAAAAGAGCTTGAAGAACTAGCGGAACGCATTTTAAATAAAAATAATCCCTTTGATCATAATCAAGCCTTGCTTGATTTAGGAGCTTTAATTTGCACACCCAAAGCCCCAAAATGCGGACTTTGTCCCTTATATGAGCTGTGCGAGGGCAAATTTGAGCCCTTAAACTACACAAAAAACAAAAAGACTGAGTATGAAAAGCTAAATTTACACGCCCTTTTCATCACTTATAAAGATAAAATCATCTTAGAAAAAAGCAAAACAAAGCTTTATAAAGGACTTTACAATCCTATCTTGCTTGAAACAAAGCCAGCAGATGCTCTTTATCTAGGCTCTTTTAAACATAGCTATACTAAATACAAGCTTGAAGTTAAAGTCTATCACAAAAGGCTAAAAAACAAAGAAAAACACAAATTTATAGCCCTAAAAGAACTTGATCTTCTACCCCTTTCGAATTTATGCGTAAAGGCTCTAAAACTTCTTAATCAAGCAAGGCTTTCTTAG
- the dba gene encoding disulfide bond formation protein Dba, translated as MEFLELLMVLIALILIIKKPEKEKLAFGLVVASWAIMIVLYVGHKSSGLLTTINP; from the coding sequence ATGGAGTTTTTAGAACTTTTAATGGTTTTGATAGCCTTGATACTCATCATTAAAAAACCTGAAAAAGAAAAACTCGCTTTTGGTTTAGTTGTCGCTTCTTGGGCGATTATGATCGTGCTTTATGTAGGGCATAAGAGCAGTGGGCTTTTAACCACTATCAACCCTTAA
- the rpsK gene encoding 30S ribosomal protein S11 — MAKRKIVKKKVAKKNIAKGIVYISATFNNTMVTVTDEMGNAIAWSSAGGLGFKGSKKSTPYAAQQAVEDALSKAKEHGIKEVGIKVQGPGSGRETAVKSVGAVEGIKVLFLKDITPLAHNGCRPPKRRRV; from the coding sequence ATGGCTAAAAGAAAAATAGTAAAGAAAAAAGTTGCTAAAAAAAATATAGCAAAAGGTATAGTATATATCAGTGCAACCTTTAATAACACTATGGTTACAGTTACTGATGAAATGGGTAATGCTATAGCATGGAGCAGTGCTGGCGGACTTGGCTTTAAAGGCTCTAAAAAATCAACACCTTATGCAGCTCAACAAGCCGTTGAAGATGCTTTAAGCAAGGCAAAAGAACATGGCATTAAAGAAGTAGGTATCAAGGTGCAAGGTCCAGGCTCAGGACGCGAAACAGCAGTAAAAAGCGTAGGTGCAGTTGAGGGCATAAAAGTGCTTTTCTTAAAAGACATCACCCCATTAGCACACAATGGCTGCCGCCCACCAAAAAGAAGAAGAGTATAA
- the dsbI gene encoding disulfide bond formation protein DsbI: protein MSETCVNNACSKDACKVKFFYFLMALAGLVLILFPVGIANVIFGYIMGDSPCTLCWGQRQAMIFIGVMAFFIVRYGLKGKYLAMLLIMTAFGFYQSFAQFGMHAHRDLDQGFSLQVFGIHTYFWAEVVFFAVVFLLGVFFFFAPKLSAFDKEMNGESVRKWCKFSFSAVLISTIIVASNVVQAFISTGIPPYTGQGDPVRFSLNPKFIIWSTDGWNGKFNGFSVLGKRDVKAPDYAFAPNEAKLGITFSNDSNNAPVAIDEALNVSKEQKIDFAKPLNTLASINNEFVASSKFEVFFFDKDFKLTSDFEIDPYFSATIDPIVGIIPYMQDKYMLIGSNKSLLRFGKNENADESLQWADFVRGYDKFEGQGKGLGRGRLDTVRAKFHHIQSLASDGKYFYTASVPNNKDKKSFVISKFSLSDRVLSGEFTPQMLDNKLKENRSLGELYVTALAYQDGLLYALSKNYNTILVIEPKDEVVIRTLSFPANITNARSLFFDEDKKLNILSYQNGENLLFTLSK, encoded by the coding sequence ATGAGTGAAACTTGTGTAAATAATGCTTGCTCAAAAGATGCTTGCAAAGTGAAGTTTTTCTACTTCTTAATGGCTTTAGCTGGTTTGGTGCTTATACTCTTTCCGGTTGGTATAGCCAATGTTATTTTTGGTTATATAATGGGCGATAGCCCTTGCACCTTGTGCTGGGGACAAAGACAAGCTATGATTTTCATCGGCGTAATGGCATTTTTCATCGTGCGTTACGGGCTTAAAGGCAAATACCTAGCCATGCTTTTAATCATGACAGCTTTTGGCTTTTATCAGTCTTTTGCTCAATTTGGTATGCACGCTCACAGGGACTTAGATCAAGGCTTTAGCTTGCAAGTATTTGGAATTCATACTTATTTTTGGGCTGAAGTAGTGTTTTTTGCTGTGGTATTTTTACTTGGCGTTTTCTTTTTCTTTGCTCCAAAACTAAGTGCTTTTGATAAAGAAATGAATGGAGAAAGCGTTCGTAAATGGTGCAAATTTAGCTTTTCAGCTGTATTAATTTCAACTATCATCGTCGCTTCAAATGTGGTTCAAGCCTTTATCAGCACTGGTATCCCTCCTTATACAGGACAAGGCGATCCGGTTCGTTTTAGCTTAAATCCAAAATTCATCATCTGGAGCACAGATGGTTGGAATGGTAAATTTAATGGCTTTAGCGTGCTTGGAAAAAGAGATGTTAAAGCACCTGATTATGCTTTTGCACCAAATGAAGCTAAACTTGGTATAACATTTAGCAATGATTCAAATAACGCTCCTGTAGCGATTGATGAAGCTTTAAATGTCAGCAAAGAACAAAAAATAGACTTTGCAAAACCTTTAAATACACTTGCTTCCATCAATAACGAATTTGTAGCAAGCTCAAAATTTGAAGTATTCTTCTTTGATAAGGATTTTAAACTTACAAGCGATTTTGAGATCGATCCGTATTTTTCAGCTACTATTGATCCAATCGTAGGCATTATCCCTTATATGCAAGATAAATATATGCTTATAGGATCAAATAAAAGCCTTTTACGTTTTGGTAAAAATGAAAATGCCGATGAAAGCTTGCAATGGGCTGATTTTGTAAGAGGTTATGATAAATTTGAAGGACAAGGCAAAGGACTTGGCAGAGGCAGACTTGACACTGTGCGTGCGAAATTCCATCATATACAAAGTTTAGCAAGCGATGGCAAGTATTTTTATACTGCAAGTGTGCCAAACAATAAAGATAAAAAAAGCTTTGTAATCTCAAAATTTTCTCTTTCTGATAGAGTGCTTTCAGGCGAATTTACACCACAAATGCTTGATAATAAACTTAAAGAAAATAGAAGTTTAGGCGAGCTTTATGTAACAGCTCTAGCTTATCAAGACGGACTTTTATATGCTTTAAGTAAAAACTACAATACCATTTTAGTGATAGAGCCTAAAGATGAGGTAGTAATCCGCACCCTATCTTTCCCTGCAAATATCACAAATGCAAGAAGCCTTTTCTTTGATGAGGATAAAAAACTTAATATACTCTCATACCAAAATGGCGAAAATTTACTCTTTACTTTGAGTAAATAA
- a CDS encoding tRNA threonylcarbamoyladenosine dehydratase, with product MQERYTRVKWLFGEDEVAFFGKQKVLIFGLGGVGGMCVDALFRTGFKDFTFVDADSFEETNLNRQLHSEHLGEEKAKVFERIYKARGIVARVDEAFLKDFDLSEFDLIIDAIDDIPAKVALANSVDMKKQIFISATGGARKLDPTRIKVAPLYKTHGDALAKKFRYELKKTGLKGDFDVVYSDEKPLCKDLGSFMGVTACFGLTLASLAVRKTLLRFEKEFGA from the coding sequence ATGCAAGAAAGATACACAAGGGTAAAATGGCTTTTTGGCGAAGATGAGGTCGCTTTTTTTGGCAAGCAAAAGGTGCTTATTTTTGGACTTGGGGGCGTGGGTGGAATGTGCGTTGATGCTTTGTTCCGCACAGGTTTTAAGGATTTTACTTTTGTTGATGCAGATAGCTTTGAAGAAACAAATTTAAACCGCCAGCTTCACAGCGAGCATTTAGGTGAAGAAAAGGCAAAGGTTTTTGAGCGAATTTACAAGGCTAGGGGTATAGTTGCTAGGGTTGATGAGGCTTTTTTAAAGGATTTTGATTTAAGTGAGTTTGATCTTATCATCGATGCTATTGATGATATACCAGCAAAGGTTGCTTTGGCAAATAGCGTTGATATGAAAAAACAAATTTTTATCTCTGCAACAGGTGGAGCTAGAAAGCTTGATCCAACGCGTATCAAAGTTGCACCTTTATACAAAACGCACGGCGATGCTTTAGCAAAAAAATTCCGCTATGAGCTTAAAAAAACGGGCTTAAAGGGGGATTTTGATGTGGTGTATTCTGATGAAAAACCACTTTGTAAGGATTTGGGTTCTTTTATGGGCGTTACAGCGTGTTTTGGCTTGACTTTGGCAAGTTTGGCTGTGAGAAAAACCTTGCTTCGTTTTGAAAAAGAATTTGGTGCGTAA
- a CDS encoding DNA-directed RNA polymerase subunit alpha, producing MRHITTSAYTPTEFSVENVSETTAKISAWPFEIGYGITLAHPLRRLLYSSTVGFAPTALHIEGVSHEFDSMRGMLEDVALFIINLKKLRFKLKNESEKEVLEFHFKGPKEIYGKDLNNDQVEVVNSDSYLATINEDAELKFSLIVEKGIGYVPSEEIRNIITDTNYITLDAFFTPVREAVYDIEKVLFEDNPDYEKVVFTITTDGQISPNKAFENALEAMYKQLSVFDKITNIGAVIKNQNAVNEIENMKLLQNITDLNLSARSFNCLEKAGITYIGELALMSVNELSSLKNLGKKSLDEIKSIMESIGLPVGTSKLSDNKEVLKKKIAELKAKHEG from the coding sequence ATGAGACATATAACAACTAGTGCTTACACACCTACGGAATTTAGCGTTGAAAATGTAAGCGAAACCACAGCGAAAATTTCAGCTTGGCCCTTTGAGATAGGTTATGGTATCACTTTAGCCCATCCGCTTCGTCGCTTACTTTATAGCTCAACCGTTGGTTTTGCTCCAACAGCTTTGCATATAGAAGGCGTAAGCCATGAATTTGATAGTATGAGAGGTATGCTTGAAGATGTAGCTCTTTTTATCATCAATCTTAAAAAACTCCGCTTCAAGCTTAAAAACGAGAGTGAAAAAGAGGTTTTAGAATTTCACTTTAAAGGACCTAAAGAAATTTATGGCAAAGATTTAAACAACGATCAAGTTGAAGTAGTCAATAGCGATAGCTATCTTGCTACTATCAATGAAGATGCTGAGCTTAAATTTAGCCTTATTGTTGAAAAAGGCATAGGCTATGTGCCAAGTGAAGAGATACGAAATATCATCACAGATACCAATTATATCACTCTTGATGCTTTCTTTACTCCTGTAAGAGAAGCAGTATATGATATAGAAAAAGTGCTTTTTGAGGATAATCCAGACTACGAAAAAGTTGTTTTTACCATCACAACTGATGGACAAATCAGTCCAAATAAAGCCTTTGAAAATGCTCTTGAGGCTATGTATAAGCAATTAAGCGTATTTGATAAGATCACAAATATCGGTGCAGTGATTAAAAATCAAAATGCCGTAAATGAGATTGAAAATATGAAATTGCTTCAAAATATTACTGATTTAAATTTAAGTGCAAGAAGCTTTAACTGCCTTGAAAAAGCAGGCATTACCTATATAGGCGAACTTGCTTTAATGAGCGTTAATGAGCTTAGTTCTCTTAAAAATTTAGGTAAAAAATCCCTAGATGAGATCAAAAGCATCATGGAAAGTATAGGCTTGCCAGTAGGCACTTCAAAGCTTAGCGACAACAAAGAAGTACTCAAGAAAAAGATCGCTGAGCTTAAAGCAAAACACGAAGGATAA
- a CDS encoding radical SAM/SPASM domain-containing protein, giving the protein MKFEKIYIELSDICGLNCSFCPSQKGVRGVMSIKDFEHIASKLAKKARIYTFHLLGDPLLVPNLKAYIEIASLYDMALELTTSGFYLDEKKQNLLLTSKNIRQINISLTSFFEQKKLDFQSYIKPILKLLNTHIQNKNINFINLRLWNLDHNFCSPKHNKEIYEFLEQNFKLKLDLNAQKNRLASKIFLHLDKRFEWASLENKNSHTQGSCHAFTKQLGVLSNGKLVPCCMDTKAELSLGSLFECSLDELLNTQRAIKMKEGFKKGILVEKLCQKCEFHQTKVKS; this is encoded by the coding sequence ATGAAATTTGAAAAAATATATATAGAATTAAGCGATATTTGTGGGCTAAATTGTTCTTTTTGTCCCTCGCAAAAGGGCGTGCGTGGAGTGATGAGTATAAAAGACTTTGAACATATAGCTTCAAAGCTTGCTAAAAAGGCTAGAATTTACACTTTTCACTTACTTGGCGATCCTTTGCTTGTACCTAATTTAAAAGCTTATATTGAAATAGCAAGTTTGTATGATATGGCTTTAGAGCTTACCACAAGCGGTTTTTATCTTGATGAAAAAAAGCAAAATTTGCTTTTAACAAGTAAAAATATCAGGCAGATAAATATCTCCTTGACTTCTTTTTTTGAACAAAAAAAGCTTGATTTTCAAAGTTATATAAAGCCCATTTTAAAGCTTTTAAACACTCATATACAAAATAAAAATATAAATTTTATCAATCTTAGACTTTGGAATTTAGATCATAATTTTTGCTCGCCTAAACACAACAAAGAAATTTATGAGTTTTTAGAACAAAACTTTAAGCTCAAGCTTGATTTAAACGCACAGAAAAACCGCCTTGCAAGTAAGATATTTTTACATCTTGACAAACGCTTTGAGTGGGCAAGTTTAGAAAATAAAAACTCACATACTCAAGGCTCTTGTCATGCATTCACTAAGCAACTTGGGGTTTTAAGCAATGGTAAATTAGTTCCATGTTGTATGGATACAAAAGCAGAACTTAGTCTTGGCTCGCTCTTTGAATGCTCACTTGATGAGCTTTTAAACACTCAAAGGGCGATAAAGATGAAAGAAGGATTTAAAAAGGGAATTTTAGTAGAAAAACTTTGTCAAAAATGCGAATTTCATCAAACAAAAGTGAAGTCCTAG
- the rpsD gene encoding 30S ribosomal protein S4 produces the protein MARYRGPVEKLERRFGVSLALKGERRLAGKSALDKRPYAPGQHGARRGKISEYGLQLREKQKAKFMYGVSEKQFRRLFAEAARKDGNTGVLLIQLLEQRLDNVVYRMGFATTRRFARQLVTHGHILVNGKRVDIPSFRVEAGAKIEIAEKSKNNPQITRAIELTAQTGIVAWVDVEKEKRFGIFTRNPEREEVVIPVEERFIVELYSK, from the coding sequence ATGGCAAGATATAGAGGACCAGTAGAAAAACTTGAAAGAAGATTTGGAGTCAGCCTTGCTTTAAAGGGCGAAAGAAGACTAGCAGGCAAATCAGCGCTTGATAAACGCCCTTATGCTCCAGGACAACACGGAGCAAGAAGAGGCAAGATAAGCGAATACGGACTTCAGCTTAGAGAAAAACAAAAAGCTAAATTTATGTATGGGGTAAGTGAAAAGCAATTCCGCCGCCTTTTTGCTGAAGCTGCAAGAAAAGATGGCAATACAGGGGTTTTACTTATCCAGCTTTTAGAACAAAGACTTGACAATGTAGTTTATAGAATGGGCTTTGCAACAACTCGTCGTTTTGCAAGACAGCTTGTTACACACGGACACATTTTAGTCAATGGCAAAAGAGTTGATATACCAAGCTTTAGAGTAGAAGCTGGTGCAAAAATAGAAATTGCTGAAAAAAGCAAAAACAATCCTCAAATTACTCGTGCCATAGAACTTACCGCTCAAACTGGTATAGTGGCTTGGGTAGATGTGGAAAAAGAAAAAAGATTTGGAATTTTCACAAGAAATCCAGAACGAGAAGAAGTTGTCATTCCTGTTGAGGAAAGATTTATCGTTGAGCTTTACTCTAAATAA